Proteins encoded together in one Coregonus clupeaformis isolate EN_2021a unplaced genomic scaffold, ASM2061545v1 scaf1878, whole genome shotgun sequence window:
- the LOC121560455 gene encoding N-lysine methyltransferase KMT5A-like, translating to MRRDYVIAHFPRREPTARKAEKYIKRQNWEKNKVKVEDVLRYWQPSTNIDTKNENKAIMKLVKSQKWRGLYISNDPVKGRKVMTTRKFAEGEVVCDYHGLPLSGKQGKELLAATDEDEMGYLYFYRDVSGKTCCIDAKTVPCPCHPEKDTLGRRINHSRKRSNIKAQLQQLEEDGKVWNVILFIAQRDIPVQEELLFDYGVSRKYFGGEG from the exons ATGAGACGGGATTATGTGATCG CTCACTTCCCCAGAAGAGAACCCACTGCCAGAAAAGCAGAGAAATACATTAAACGGCAGAACTGGGAGAAGAACAAAGTGAAGGTGGAGGATGTCCTTCGTTACTGGCAACCTTCAACCAACATTGACACAAAAAATGAAAACAAAGCAATTATGAAACTGGTGAAGTCCCAGAAGTGGAGAGGATTGTACATTTCCAATGACCCTGTCAAAGGAAGAAAGGTCATGACAACACGGAAATTTGCTGAAGGGGAAGTCGTCTGTGACTACCACGGTCTCCCACTCTCAGGGAAGCAGGGGAAAGAACTTTTGGCAGCAACAGATGAAGACGAGATGGGGTACCTATATTTCTACAGGGATGTATCAGGGAAAACGTGCTGCATAGATGCCAAGACTGTGCCCTGCCCTTGCCACCCAGAGAAGGACACACTTGGACGGAGGATCAACCACTCCAGAAAGAGAAGCAACATTAAAGCTCAGCTTCAGCAACTTGAAGAGGATGGCAAAGTGTGGAACGTCATCCTTTTCATTGCCCAACGAGACATTCCGGTGCAGGAAGAACTGTTGTTTGACTATGGGGTGTCAAGAAAATATTTTGGTGGAGAAGGATAA